The genomic DNA gctctattactctctcccagagtttcatggtatggctcattaactaattcctctgtaattttcacagttttgaacatctcatttgttcttatatataaggaccaaagtactcttcctccactcatctggcatctttttttatttaagaatcgcgttaaataatttcattagtcaggagataccctcttctcccatgtaTTTCCATGCttttattggtatattatccggtcctaccgccttatgattttttatctttttaatgcttgccttatttcatttggacttatgcgtcgataaaatgtatagatcacgttcccttcggagttactaagatgtcccaacctaactcttgtgttgccatcatcattaaataattttgtgaaatactccttccatctctccttaatcactctcattcactaatacattttgattttcatcttttatgcacttcacttgatttaaatcccttgtttttatttctcttgctttagctaatttatatatatccctttctccatcttttgtatcaagtcgtttatatagattctcgtatgcttttgaccttgcttcactaacagttttttttgctgtctttttttattctttataatttttttgattttcttcattgttgcactgatatacagccttatagcaatttttcttatttttaattttcaattgcacttcttcattccaccaccaagactccttaaggttaggggctctaccatttgtctctccaagcactacatTTGCTATGTTTCTCaaggcattagccatttctctccacatttggtttgtctgtcattctccattccattctcttctaccccttaatttttctttgaaaattagttgtttctctccttttaaatcccaccacctgattcttggattttgttttatgtgattttttctcttctaatttcttacttggacgtcaagtactagaagtctatgttgagtagtctataaattttatataataaaaaatttttattcttattaattttatttttaaatataattatagagGGCCTCATAAAAAATTTCGATTAAGCCCCTAAAATGTCATGATCGGCCCTGGGCAAGACTACGAATTTTGGACACATTGAGTTAAACCTACTCCTTCTCCTATTAATTGGAAATTCTATAACAATCATTACTTAATTTAACCCCCAGTAGATGGGGATGATTCTTTAACGTGCATTATGCTCGGGTTTTGTTCAGTTTGGATGGTAGCACAAAGGATTGAACCACTGATCAATCCAACCCACATATATAAAGctctaaaaataaaacaaaaaatgcacCAACAAATTGTTAGTGAAAATGATTTATCATTTAACCAAAAGACAATGTCAGGAACTTGGAAGAACTGGGCACATAATAacaatgtaaatttttttagtaataaCAATGAAGTGtaaatatttacatattttaaaattgaaaaaataggcAAAATAGTGAACTAGGGAAATCATCAACAGCAGCAACAATCAAGAAGAATGGCAACAACAGCAATTCTGAGACAACAaaacaaatttcaattaaaatagaaaaagttgAACAACAGCATAATCAATCAAGAAGAATGGCAATTACAAGAAATGAGAACGAGAACGAGATAATATCCTGACCCCCATGGGACAACAAAAAACCCCTAactaaaagtcaaaaaaattgaaaaatcctaaaccctaacctaacGAAAAGTTGAAACTAACCTTTATTGACGGTTGATCATCAATGTGGGTCGATCGTCAAAGCACAAAAAAAGGAAGATTTTGTCGATCCAATCATTGGTGGGGTTGTCAATGTGGGTCCATCGTCAAAACCAACTAACGGTAAACGCTTAGGATTAGGGTTTTGGTTAGAATTATGAGGGAATTAGCTTCCCGACGGCAACGAACCGACGATAGGGTTTCAGTTAGGATTAAGGTTTCGTTATGTGTGGGTCTTTCTCTCGAATCCTCAATCTCTCTAGAATACTCAGTGGTGGGTCTAGACTGGACTCTCTCGCATGCTCAGTCTTTCTCTAATGCTCGAAGTAGCAGCCATCGAgtcaaaaaataatgttattttatgaagatcaaaacgacatcgttttacATGTCAATTGGTTCGATTAATTCAATTATTCCAACAACGAAAACCAAACCAATAACCAATTTTCCTAAATAAACTAACTGaacaaaaaaatggcaagtaaataaccgaaccaaaccaacaAATGCGGTTGATTtagttcaattaatttagtATAATCAAACTTGTACTCAATCATATTCAACACCAATGAGATAATAAGGTTTTTACCTGTGGTTTTTTGGCAATATATTAGCACTTAAATGCTATCACATAATTCAACATAAATTTCTTTAATAGTGTTAATTAGGTCTTTTTAGataaatgtcaaaaaaaaaaatcttatttacaaATAAGATTAGACTTCTGAACTCTCGTCCCAACCATAAGCAGGGGGCCACATGCCATTTAAATTTATACGTGGACAAATTGTTTCTTTTGTTATTCTTCTGAGGTCTACATAGCTGCTAGCTTGGGGTGTTCAAATGTGACTTCAACTCTATTGATCTTGGTCCAATGTTTTTTGGGCCTTGGCCTGCTGTGTGCATATTATGTAATGGGATATTATGCACTCTTGTTGGTCatgacatttgaaatttttttatagattttgtATAGATGGCTCTCAAAATAAGTATATtagttttgtaaaaataagacCTAAAATTGATGGTGAAAAAAACAAGTGAAGAGattaaatattacaataaaaaatagttgataataaaatatttatatattgactTTTTGACCTTCTAACAAAAAATGCCGCACTCTATCCTTACTCATAAAATTAAGTTTAGCGAGTCTTTaactaacaataaaaaaaattattcatccATCCGATTGCTCCAAAGGCAATATTTATGGTACCAGCAAAACCTTATgctagattttaattttatcttctaaacTCAAATGATAAAAGTGAAAGATCAcatgagattttaaattatgtGAGAGATCATGAGACTTAAACATAATATAGTAAACTCATTGATATATTACAACCACATAATGATTTGGTAGAACAGTTTTCATTCATGTATGGAGAACACCGTTGGACCACTTAATTTGTTGAAGAAGGGTTACCAAGCATCATGATCAAATCACAAATTCTTTACCAAAACCCTAATCAGCCTGTTTGTGTGTACTGTGTAGACGAagtatacacacacatatacatatatagttatataattaatcatttacATAATAGAGCAAGCGTCTGGATTGTCATCACTGAACATGGTGGTGTACTGTTCTTCCACAGTGCTAAGGGTGGCTATGGCAGTGTCCTCAGTGGCCCTCACAAAACCAGGCGGCGCCTTCTTGTCATAAACGCCGGCAACGTAAGGATGAGCGATCAAATTGTACGGAACGTAAGGCCAGGGCTCAACCTTCTTCCGAGTCGATTGAGCCTTCTTCAGCACCTTCTTTGCATCCACATATCCACTCACTGTCGCCTTCTGCTGCTTCCAGTCCACCTCCACTGACTTGGCTCCTGATGTGATCATCAACCATCAAATTAAACCCATTTTATCAATCTCATCAACATCAATCAAACTAATGCCAAGGTTGATTGATTTCTCGGTAAAAGGTGATAAATAATGACTTTTTTCGATTATGCGGATTTCAACCTCTTTGTGAATGGAGTTTATTATGATCACACAGattcttatatatttatttagtatatattattttttattattgcttGTGTCTAATGAATTTATTTACTAATAAGCACTTTAAAGAATAATGGTCACAGCTTCTCATCAATTGATGGTCAAAGAACAAGAGGAAGAGAGCTAAATAATTATACGCACATTagaactaaattaaagtttacCTAATACacgtttaaaataaataaatagtggtcatatacatatatgtttatACCTTTGAGTGAAGAGAGTGCATTCTTGACTTTAGCTCCACAGCCCTCACAGTCCATCCTGACCTTGAGAGCTACAGTTTGAaactgtttcttcttcttccttgtcttGGCGTCCCTCAACAACTCAGCCAGATACTCCAAGGTTCCTGAAACTCCCATTTTCACTCCTAACACTTGATTTCCTTTCTCTCTAAGACTATGAGAGACTCCAAAAATTAAAGGATTCTCAACAGAAGGGCTCTCTCTCTTTCAGATATGGAACGTCCTGTCTATGGATAAGCATTTCAATATACTAAGCACACATATCTATAGCGCATAATATATACTGCGGTGGCCTCACCTAGAAAGTGCAGGAAAATTCTAATCTGACATGCATGTGGATTCCTTCCTTGCTAGAGGGGACTAACCTAAAAGCAAGAAGTGCCCCCAAAAGGCTACTAGCTCTCCCTTGCCCTTGTTCTTGGGGTTAAACTCTCTTAACTTCCCAAACCTCTTTACAAGTAATTACAAAGCCATATATTTGCATCATTGCATGCCAAGGTAGtctttgttaattaaaataagtaaaataagattgtattaagataaaattataatattttatgaatcaagatatggaatgatcaaaataagaatGTGAAGCATTCTAAGATTCTCATAaaagtgtttgttaatttttttgaaatatactgGGGGCATATagatcattttttcttatctataaaattcatgataaatttatctaaataatcttatataagaagtcacgtacttttttttttcaagattgctagataaatttaacaattacAACGGAAAATACTTTTCTTTTGaatgattttcatattttacttttttcaaTCCATATCTTAGTTAGGtagcatttattaaaataagtaacataagagaatattaaaataaggttgaaatatttttcaaaccaaaatataaaatggtCAAGATAAACTTAGAAAGCATTCCAAGACTTCTATTAgactgttaaattttttgaaatccaTTGAGAATTGCTCTCTTTTTTtccatatatttgttaaatacatataataagtaccgagataaggatttttttttaccaaattcaTTTAAAACTATATGctaacatcaacaacaaatttatgactaaaatagtgttttataattaatgtgaattgtcaaaaaataaaattaaaaatagtgttttattttgtaaattcatgttcaaaactaaattctaaaaaagatttaaaaaatagaaataattattggtaGAATTACACTAATttcacttagataattaaaaattatcaaaacatattttcataatagataataaaatataaaattgaataaaataatttaaaaaatcggTAAAAGgaatttgtattagataataaaatatatagagagagagaatttcaaattttaaaaattaatgaaaggaataatgttatttaaattctaaaaattatcaaaacatatggtaatttaaaaatatattaaatgagattgattataagacttaaataaataagttcttttaaaatgaatcttattataaaaataatacttaataaatttaagttttaaaaatttattaaacaacATTAATTACATTACAATGAGCATATGGATAATTTAAGCATATCTGTaaaatatcagataaatttatttggaggagactagataaatttatctgaaaaaggTCAGATAAGAGGTCTCATGagggtttttttaaaaaaaaaatcaaataaatttaacaaatatattagaaatgacaaacattcaaaatatttctcatatttGACCTTTTCTCCTGTATcatgattaacaaacactacccaAGTATATTGTCCAACCCCAAGGGAGTGAACAACACTCTTTAGGTCTTGGTTTACATATAGCCAAGTAAACTAAGATAATGTTTATTAACCAATATATAGAGTAAAAACGATCAGATATGAGAAATATTCTGAATATTTGTCTTTTCTAACGTGTTTgttaatgacatttttcaaaaaaaactctcacatgacttcttatcatactttttacagataaatttatctaatccCTCCCcttccagataaatttatttgatattttataaataagactAAATTACCCATATGCGCCttataagataattaatattatttaatatatttttaaaatttaaatttattaagtcttatttttacaataaggttagttttaaaagaatttatttatttaaatcttataattaatgttatttaatacatttttaaattaccatatattttgataatttttaaaaattaaataaaattattcctttcaccaatttttaaaatttatatttctctctctatatatattttattatctaatacaaattcctttcaccaatttcttaaattattttattcaattttatattttattatctattataaaaatatattttgacaatttttaattatttgtgaaattattataattccatcgataattatttttatttgctgAGTCtttttggaatttatttttgaacataaatttagaaaataaaatatttttttaatttttattttttttaacaatttatattaattataaaatactattttaatcataaattttttattgatgttaacatataattttgaataaatttggtaatagggatattttagttaaaaaaaaaaatccttagtgcttatcatatgtatttaacaaatatatgtaaaaaaaaatacaatttttaataaattctaaaaaatttaaaaaacaatctAATATAAATCTTGAAATGCTTCTCATTCTTATCTTAATCATTCTATATCTTGTTCCAGAAAATATTTCAACCTAATATTGATactttttatcttatttattttaacaaacgctacctaattgaaaattaaaaaataataataattatgagttttaattaaaaaaaagaaaaactttatgAGTCCctttataagaattttaattttttttctcttcttttctaaGATTGATAAAAGGATCTAGGCCTAATATTTCTAATTTCGAAGCAAATAAAGTAATCTGAATTTGcttttttataacatttattACAAAAGTCATCTCCTATCAGGCAAAAGCACTAAGACAAAAAAAATCTCAAGTCGATGCACTGAGTTCAACAGTTaactataataaaatatgcaataACCAACTAGCATGAGGTAAAAAAACTCAACAACACAATCCCAAACACCAGCCTAGAAACATACACCAAACAAACCCTAAGAAACATCACAAAACAAGATCGAAGAAGCCTTCCCAACTCGCTGACATTTGGCTTTGGTCCCAACTCTTGggaatgtataaaaaaaatggtaataatttcattaaaaaatttaaaattatagtatAATCTTAAATATGTTTAGAAActgtaattttttagaattccTCAAGTTAGATGACATGGTCCCTATATCAGGACGTAGATGGCATCATCAGGTGCCAGATCAGATGACACGTGGCCAGGCAGGATTTAGAGGGCTGATAATGAGACGGGGTTCACGTGGCAAAGGAAGAAGTCCAAACGGAGCTGCTCGCCCCATGCACAGAACCTTTGTTTTAGCTTTTTAGGATGTTTTGTCCATTTGCACACCCGAGGGTTGTTTTGGGGCGGTGCGActctgaaaatttttaaaaagattgtttaa from Diospyros lotus cultivar Yz01 chromosome 4, ASM1463336v1, whole genome shotgun sequence includes the following:
- the LOC127800283 gene encoding heavy metal-associated isoprenylated plant protein 23-like, which codes for MGVSGTLEYLAELLRDAKTRKKKKQFQTVALKVRMDCEGCGAKVKNALSSLKGAKSVEVDWKQQKATVSGYVDAKKVLKKAQSTRKKVEPWPYVPYNLIAHPYVAGVYDKKAPPGFVRATEDTAIATLSTVEEQYTTMFSDDNPDACSIM